The following are encoded in a window of Thermodesulfobacterium geofontis OPF15 genomic DNA:
- a CDS encoding NifB/NifX family molybdenum-iron cluster-binding protein has product MKICITSQGKDLESEIDPRFGRCKYFIFYDTETNQYEVVENPWREAPKGAGTQAGQFVASKGTKILITGNVGPGAEWVIISAGIKIVEAKGKVIDAINKAKREIE; this is encoded by the coding sequence ATGAAAATTTGTATTACTTCTCAAGGTAAGGATTTAGAATCAGAAATTGATCCAAGATTTGGGCGTTGTAAATATTTTATTTTTTATGATACAGAAACAAATCAATATGAGGTAGTTGAAAATCCTTGGAGAGAAGCTCCTAAGGGAGCTGGAACACAGGCTGGTCAATTTGTTGCCTCTAAGGGAACTAAAATTTTAATAACAGGAAATGTGGGTCCTGGTGCAGAATGGGTTATAATATCAGCAGGAATAAAAATTGTAGAAGCTAAAGGTAAAGTAATAGATGCAATAAATAAAGCTAAGAGGGAAATTGAATAA
- a CDS encoding class I SAM-dependent methyltransferase, whose translation MDQSKNILYPFSAFAEKYDAWYDSEEGRILYENEKKCLELLIKDCEKVLEIGVGTGRFSVLANQAIGVDIAFPPLKIAKNRGIFVIQARAERLPFKDKTFECIMFIVTLSFVEDLVKALLEAKRVLKKNGKIIICEVFKESELGKLYEEKKKKRHPFYSYATFYSFTEFKKILENCGLKINNIYGTLVNYPCKPPNLESPLKLSLENPYFNKLPGFVCLEVIP comes from the coding sequence ATGGACCAATCTAAAAATATACTCTACCCTTTTTCTGCTTTTGCTGAAAAATATGATGCCTGGTATGATTCTGAAGAAGGCAGGATTTTGTATGAAAACGAGAAAAAATGCCTTGAGCTTTTGATTAAAGATTGTGAAAAGGTTTTAGAAATAGGTGTGGGAACAGGAAGATTTTCTGTTTTAGCAAATCAAGCTATTGGCGTTGATATCGCTTTTCCTCCACTAAAAATTGCTAAAAATAGAGGAATTTTTGTTATTCAAGCAAGGGCAGAGAGATTACCCTTTAAAGATAAAACTTTTGAATGCATTATGTTTATTGTTACACTAAGTTTTGTTGAAGATTTAGTGAAAGCTTTGCTTGAAGCTAAAAGGGTTTTAAAAAAGAATGGTAAAATTATCATTTGCGAAGTTTTTAAAGAATCTGAGCTTGGAAAACTTTATGAAGAAAAAAAGAAAAAAAGACATCCCTTTTATAGCTATGCTACTTTTTATAGTTTTACTGAATTTAAAAAAATTTTAGAAAATTGTGGACTAAAAATTAATAATATCTACGGAACACTTGTAAATTATCCTTGTAAGCCTCCAAATTTAGAATCTCCATTAA